One window of the Burkholderia sp. FERM BP-3421 genome contains the following:
- a CDS encoding long-chain-fatty-acid--CoA ligase, whose amino-acid sequence MIDAYDATRTLSDIPDLHPSRIALISEGRALGYPALSAAANRVAHALARLGLARGARVAFVGHDSEKSYELLFGCARAGMVFVPVNWKLGEDEAAWIVDDAEAEVLFVTAGSAALAAGLLARCARLRAVVQLDGAPAADCLAYPAWRDAAPATRPADPRDPETPVIQVYTSGTSGRPKGVVLAHRGFIELVREVVRAGDEFIDWRPGDVALLALPTFHVGGLWWALHGLINGATGIVLPAFSGAAALEAIVAHRVTKLAFVPAMLRFLLSEPGCAQADLSSVDLVVYGGSPMPAPLLELAQARLRCRFAQNYGMSETSNMAIFLPPSEHAALGSAGKLAAGRPLRGVAVRIVDRAGRELGPGEPGEILFRTSTRMLGYWKQPDATAETIVDGWVHSGDAGYLDADGYLSITDRIKDLIISAGENIYPAELEQMLLSHPGIAEAAVIGVPDARWGEVPVAYVVAARDAGLTRSVVLAHARARVAGYKMLYDVIFVDQLPRNSTGKVLKRVLREPHWAGRGRQVN is encoded by the coding sequence ATGATCGACGCCTACGACGCCACCCGCACGCTGTCCGACATTCCCGACCTGCACCCGTCGCGCATCGCGCTGATCAGCGAGGGCCGCGCGCTCGGCTATCCCGCGCTGTCGGCGGCCGCGAACCGGGTCGCGCACGCGCTGGCGAGGCTCGGGCTCGCGCGCGGCGCGCGCGTCGCGTTCGTCGGCCACGACAGCGAGAAGAGCTACGAGCTGCTGTTCGGCTGCGCGCGCGCCGGGATGGTGTTCGTGCCGGTCAACTGGAAGCTGGGCGAGGACGAGGCCGCCTGGATCGTCGACGATGCGGAGGCCGAGGTGCTGTTCGTGACGGCCGGTTCGGCCGCGCTCGCGGCGGGCCTGCTCGCGCGCTGTGCGCGGCTGCGCGCGGTCGTGCAGCTCGACGGCGCGCCCGCGGCGGATTGCCTCGCGTACCCGGCGTGGCGCGACGCGGCGCCGGCCACGCGCCCGGCGGACCCGCGCGATCCCGAGACGCCCGTGATCCAGGTGTACACGAGCGGCACGAGCGGGCGGCCGAAGGGCGTCGTGCTCGCGCATCGCGGCTTCATCGAGCTGGTGCGCGAGGTGGTGCGCGCGGGCGACGAATTCATCGACTGGCGGCCCGGCGACGTCGCGCTGCTGGCGCTGCCGACGTTCCACGTCGGCGGGCTGTGGTGGGCGCTCCACGGCCTCATCAACGGCGCGACGGGCATCGTGCTGCCGGCCTTCAGCGGCGCGGCCGCGCTCGAGGCGATCGTCGCGCATCGCGTGACCAAGCTCGCGTTCGTGCCGGCGATGCTGCGCTTCCTGCTGTCGGAGCCCGGGTGCGCGCAGGCCGATCTGTCGTCGGTGGACCTCGTGGTCTACGGCGGCTCGCCGATGCCCGCGCCGTTGCTCGAACTGGCGCAGGCGCGGCTGCGCTGCCGCTTCGCGCAGAACTACGGGATGTCGGAGACCAGCAACATGGCGATCTTCCTGCCGCCGTCGGAGCACGCGGCGCTCGGTTCCGCGGGCAAGCTCGCGGCGGGGCGGCCGCTGCGCGGCGTGGCGGTGCGCATCGTCGATCGCGCGGGCCGCGAGCTGGGGCCGGGCGAGCCCGGCGAGATCCTGTTCCGCACCTCGACGCGCATGCTCGGCTATTGGAAACAGCCCGACGCGACCGCCGAGACGATCGTCGACGGCTGGGTGCATTCGGGCGACGCGGGCTATCTCGACGCGGACGGTTATCTGTCCATCACCGACCGCATCAAGGATCTGATCATCTCGGCCGGCGAGAACATCTATCCGGCCGAGCTGGAGCAGATGCTGCTGAGCCATCCGGGCATCGCCGAGGCGGCCGTCATCGGCGTGCCCGACGCGCGCTGGGGCGAGGTGCCGGTCGCGTACGTGGTGGCGGCGCGCGACGCCGGGCTTACCCGATCCGTGGTGCTCGCGCACGCGCGCGCGCGCGTTGCCGGCTACAAGATGCTGTACGACGTGATCTTCGTCGACCAGCTGCCGCGCAATTCGACCGGCAAGGTGCTGAAGCGGGTGCTGCGCGAGCCGCATTGGGCGGGGCGCGGGCGGCAGGTGAACTGA
- a CDS encoding alpha/beta fold hydrolase, translating into MTGAGAADAVGDPAYWVAQVGAPVDFHAALERLAADGVNLLIEIGPGATLTALARDTLAGRPVRAVSSLRRRGDDWTTLVGALGELYAAGATFDWREAGRIAPAARRACALPAYPFERRRHWLPAATASAARAGSETDAGPDEAHAHPLLGARLPTAALADGECLYQASPDPREVRDHRVYERIVMPGAAYVDLALRVASTLYPETPPALDALSISQALVFPPARRTVLQTLATRRGDGGHDLRVFSRRADEPGAGWRAHAGARLGAPCAPVANPDLGALRASFDASGETLPVDAFYADYAALGLAYGPGYRCVRALSRRADARAVLARIAADVAPDPGYLLAPPLLDGCFQAVGAIVGAPGGETAYLPVSIERVWAPRATPAAFWCHATLRAPRDDAPARVVADLRLIADDGGLIAAIDGLEAVPVERRALQFATADWRDLLYEVNWQTRPARAAELPPVAAHGGWLVLGDAAAAAAAAQFEARGAQVVRVGAAEAEGMTCGDWRQLFALRFDAAGVPFAGVVHLSAADAAEAGAPAALADPALGAGALLLAQALAERATAAGPRLWFVTRGAQRVDEQGPTHPAHALLWGFARSVALECPALACACVDLPPGETGLPPGFADDLLAPDAEPSSAYRQGRRSVARLGPLKASPFRPGLARPAGPFRLRALRYGGLDALALLGCARPAPGPGEVEIEVQAGAVNFKDVLFSLGMLQAFSEGRGIRRALDQPLGFECAGRIARLGAGVTGFAPGDVVFAMAPSALAAYVNADARLVRPVPRGLTPAEAAALPTVFMTAIHALERLARVRPGERVLVHACAGGVGQAALQIARRAGATVYGTASPSKWAALKAQGVAHVMHSRTLDFADELRRVTDGRGVDVVLNSLGGAFIPRSADVLAPGGRFVEIGKIDIWDAARMQAYRPDIAYAAFDLGELDDTAGGLQADLLDAVAHGFEAGELRPLPVRTFPIAQAEAAFRHLAQARQVGKVVLDLAAAPDTARPVRADRRYLVTGGFGALGRRLVARLADEGARDLVVAGRRADPAALDAWRTRYPAVRFEALEMDVTDAASVAAGFRRIDADGPPLGGVVHAAGALDDATLANLDWARFARVLAPKLAGAWHLHEATAARALDWFVLFSSIASVTGAPGQANYAAANACVDALARYRHAQGLPATCIGWGPWDDAGMAERARDANRARFDALGVARLPAGDALDVFAFLLGADTHAVVADVAWPRFLGSLPTTGDAPFYALLGRRAASAAAREDGALAKQLRAAPADARAGLVATALRALLADVTGGAAELIDLGQPLRELGIDSLMVVELNHRLEARLGCKLGPKLLVEQPTLEGLAARLAGLALGEGGRGEAGAVAGHDAADGQGARAAGQPADAQDAPGARDLPGEHDPTAGRDRAEARGARLPAAPREPAPAPLASMSDTRLDLDGRRIGLCRWGSAVAPMQIVCVHGILDQGAIWAPFAQALAATGVGVVAPDLRGHGPLGAPPGAPPPSMAEFVADLLAVLDHVAGAGRRVVLAGHSLGSIAAALGAALRPGAIAHLVLVEPVAPSLREAADPVERLAQDLRYLTDAPAHPVYPDLASAARMLLLRHPALDASLAEALARRIARDVAGGVSWRWDARLRNPLGVDPQCSQADYLAVLGRLAMPSTRFYGRASEFAGTPVLVAPDLALPRGASVTLDGGHNLHTDAAARLADAVSALCHDLERG; encoded by the coding sequence GTGACGGGGGCGGGCGCGGCGGACGCGGTGGGCGATCCCGCGTACTGGGTCGCGCAGGTCGGCGCGCCCGTCGATTTTCACGCGGCGCTCGAACGGCTCGCGGCCGATGGCGTGAACCTCCTGATCGAGATCGGCCCCGGCGCGACGCTGACCGCGCTCGCGCGCGACACGCTCGCGGGCCGGCCGGTGCGCGCGGTCAGCAGCCTGCGGCGGCGCGGCGACGACTGGACGACGCTCGTGGGCGCGCTCGGCGAGCTGTATGCGGCCGGCGCGACGTTCGACTGGCGCGAGGCGGGGCGCATCGCGCCGGCCGCGCGGCGCGCGTGCGCGCTGCCGGCCTACCCGTTCGAACGGCGTCGCCACTGGTTGCCGGCTGCGACCGCATCGGCTGCCCGCGCGGGCAGCGAGACCGACGCCGGGCCTGACGAGGCGCATGCGCACCCGCTGCTCGGCGCGCGCCTGCCGACCGCCGCGCTGGCCGACGGCGAGTGCCTGTACCAGGCGTCGCCCGATCCGCGCGAGGTGCGCGACCACCGCGTCTACGAGCGCATCGTGATGCCGGGCGCGGCCTATGTCGATCTCGCGCTGCGGGTCGCCTCGACGCTGTATCCGGAGACGCCGCCCGCGCTCGACGCGCTGTCGATCAGTCAGGCGCTCGTGTTCCCGCCCGCGCGGCGCACCGTGCTGCAAACGCTCGCCACGCGGCGCGGCGACGGCGGCCACGACCTGCGCGTGTTCAGCCGGCGCGCGGACGAGCCCGGGGCCGGCTGGCGCGCGCATGCCGGCGCGCGTCTCGGCGCGCCGTGCGCGCCGGTCGCGAACCCCGATCTCGGCGCGTTGCGCGCCAGCTTCGACGCATCGGGCGAAACGCTGCCGGTCGACGCGTTCTATGCCGACTACGCGGCGCTCGGCCTGGCCTACGGCCCGGGCTACCGCTGCGTGCGCGCGCTGTCGCGGCGCGCCGACGCGCGGGCGGTGCTCGCGCGGATCGCCGCCGACGTCGCGCCGGACCCCGGCTACCTGCTCGCGCCGCCGCTGCTCGACGGCTGTTTCCAGGCGGTGGGCGCGATCGTTGGCGCGCCGGGGGGCGAGACGGCCTACCTGCCGGTGTCGATCGAACGCGTGTGGGCGCCGCGCGCGACGCCCGCCGCGTTCTGGTGCCATGCGACGCTGCGCGCGCCGCGCGACGACGCGCCCGCGCGGGTCGTGGCCGACCTGCGCCTGATCGCCGACGACGGTGGCCTGATCGCGGCCATCGACGGCCTGGAGGCGGTGCCGGTCGAGCGGCGCGCGCTGCAGTTCGCGACCGCGGACTGGCGCGACCTGCTGTACGAGGTGAACTGGCAGACCCGCCCGGCGCGCGCAGCCGAATTGCCGCCCGTGGCGGCGCACGGCGGCTGGCTCGTGCTCGGCGACGCGGCTGCGGCCGCGGCGGCCGCGCAGTTCGAGGCGCGCGGCGCGCAGGTCGTGCGGGTCGGCGCGGCCGAGGCGGAAGGCATGACCTGCGGCGACTGGCGGCAGTTGTTCGCGCTGCGCTTCGACGCGGCGGGCGTGCCGTTCGCGGGCGTGGTGCACCTGTCGGCCGCCGACGCGGCCGAGGCCGGCGCGCCGGCCGCCCTGGCGGACCCCGCGCTCGGCGCGGGCGCGCTGCTGCTCGCGCAGGCGCTGGCGGAGCGCGCGACGGCGGCCGGGCCGCGCCTGTGGTTCGTCACGCGCGGCGCGCAGCGGGTCGACGAACAAGGTCCGACGCATCCCGCCCACGCGCTGCTGTGGGGTTTCGCGCGCAGCGTGGCGCTCGAATGCCCGGCGCTCGCGTGCGCGTGCGTCGATCTGCCGCCCGGGGAAACCGGCCTGCCGCCCGGCTTCGCCGACGATCTGCTCGCGCCGGACGCGGAGCCGTCGAGCGCCTATCGGCAGGGTCGCCGCAGCGTGGCGCGGCTCGGCCCGCTCAAGGCGTCGCCGTTCCGGCCGGGGCTCGCGCGGCCGGCCGGCCCGTTCCGGCTGCGCGCGCTGCGCTACGGCGGCCTCGATGCGCTGGCGCTGCTCGGCTGCGCGCGGCCCGCGCCCGGCCCGGGCGAAGTCGAGATCGAGGTGCAGGCGGGGGCCGTCAACTTCAAGGACGTGCTGTTCAGCCTCGGGATGCTGCAGGCGTTCAGCGAAGGCCGCGGCATCCGGCGCGCGCTCGACCAGCCGCTCGGCTTCGAGTGCGCGGGCCGGATCGCGCGGCTCGGCGCGGGCGTGACCGGATTCGCGCCGGGCGACGTGGTGTTCGCGATGGCGCCGTCGGCGCTCGCCGCCTACGTGAACGCCGATGCGCGCCTCGTGCGTCCGGTGCCGCGCGGCCTGACGCCCGCCGAGGCCGCCGCGCTGCCGACCGTTTTCATGACCGCGATTCATGCGCTGGAACGGCTCGCGCGCGTGCGGCCCGGCGAGCGCGTGCTGGTGCACGCGTGCGCGGGCGGCGTCGGGCAGGCGGCGTTGCAGATCGCGCGCCGCGCCGGCGCGACCGTGTACGGCACCGCGAGCCCGTCGAAGTGGGCGGCGCTGAAGGCGCAGGGCGTCGCGCACGTGATGCACTCGCGCACGCTCGACTTCGCCGACGAACTGCGGCGCGTGACCGACGGGCGCGGCGTCGACGTCGTGCTGAACAGCCTCGGCGGCGCGTTCATCCCGCGCAGCGCGGATGTGCTCGCGCCGGGCGGCCGCTTCGTCGAGATCGGCAAGATCGACATCTGGGATGCGGCGCGCATGCAGGCCTACCGGCCCGACATCGCCTATGCGGCCTTCGATCTCGGCGAGCTGGACGACACGGCGGGCGGGCTGCAGGCGGATCTGCTCGATGCGGTCGCGCACGGCTTCGAGGCGGGCGAGTTGCGCCCGCTGCCCGTGCGGACCTTTCCGATCGCGCAGGCCGAGGCGGCGTTCCGTCATCTCGCGCAGGCGCGTCAGGTCGGCAAGGTCGTGCTGGATCTGGCGGCCGCGCCGGACACAGCCCGGCCGGTGCGCGCTGACCGCCGCTATCTGGTGACGGGCGGCTTCGGCGCGCTGGGCCGGCGGCTCGTCGCGCGGCTGGCCGACGAGGGCGCGCGCGACCTCGTCGTCGCGGGGCGGCGCGCGGACCCGGCCGCGCTGGACGCCTGGCGCACGCGCTATCCGGCGGTGCGCTTCGAGGCGCTGGAGATGGACGTGACGGATGCCGCGAGCGTCGCGGCCGGGTTCCGGCGCATCGACGCGGACGGGCCGCCGCTCGGCGGGGTCGTGCACGCGGCGGGCGCGCTCGACGACGCGACGCTCGCCAACCTCGACTGGGCGCGCTTCGCGCGCGTGCTCGCGCCGAAGCTGGCGGGCGCGTGGCATCTGCACGAGGCGACCGCGGCGCGCGCGCTCGACTGGTTCGTGCTGTTCTCGTCGATCGCGTCGGTCACGGGCGCGCCGGGGCAGGCGAACTACGCGGCGGCGAACGCCTGCGTCGATGCGCTCGCGCGCTATCGCCACGCGCAGGGCCTGCCCGCGACCTGCATCGGCTGGGGGCCGTGGGACGACGCGGGGATGGCCGAGCGCGCCCGCGACGCGAACCGCGCGCGCTTCGACGCGCTCGGCGTGGCGCGGCTGCCGGCCGGCGACGCGCTCGACGTGTTCGCGTTCCTGCTCGGCGCGGACACCCACGCGGTCGTGGCGGACGTCGCGTGGCCGCGCTTTCTCGGCAGCCTGCCGACGACGGGCGATGCGCCGTTCTACGCGCTGCTCGGGCGGCGCGCGGCGAGCGCGGCCGCCCGCGAGGACGGCGCGCTCGCGAAGCAGTTGCGCGCCGCGCCGGCCGACGCGCGCGCGGGGCTCGTCGCGACGGCGCTGCGCGCGCTGCTGGCGGACGTGACGGGCGGCGCGGCGGAATTGATCGACCTGGGCCAGCCGCTGCGCGAGCTCGGCATCGATTCGCTGATGGTGGTGGAACTCAATCATCGCCTCGAAGCGCGGCTGGGCTGCAAGCTCGGTCCGAAGCTGCTCGTCGAGCAGCCGACGCTCGAAGGGCTCGCCGCGCGCCTTGCCGGGCTCGCGCTCGGCGAGGGCGGGCGGGGTGAGGCGGGCGCCGTCGCCGGGCATGACGCGGCCGACGGGCAGGGCGCGCGCGCCGCGGGGCAGCCGGCCGATGCGCAGGATGCGCCGGGCGCGCGCGACCTGCCGGGCGAGCATGATCCGACGGCCGGGCGCGACCGCGCCGAGGCGCGCGGCGCGCGGCTGCCCGCCGCCCCGCGCGAACCCGCGCCGGCCCCGCTGGCCTCGATGAGCGACACCCGCCTGGACCTCGACGGCCGTCGCATCGGCTTGTGCCGCTGGGGTTCCGCCGTCGCGCCGATGCAGATCGTCTGCGTGCACGGGATCCTCGACCAGGGCGCGATCTGGGCGCCGTTCGCGCAGGCGCTCGCGGCGACGGGCGTCGGCGTGGTCGCGCCGGACCTGCGCGGCCACGGTCCGCTTGGCGCGCCGCCGGGCGCGCCGCCGCCGAGCATGGCCGAATTCGTCGCGGATCTGCTCGCGGTGCTCGACCACGTCGCGGGCGCGGGCCGGCGCGTGGTGCTGGCGGGCCACTCGCTCGGCTCGATCGCCGCCGCGCTGGGCGCGGCGCTGCGGCCCGGTGCGATCGCGCACCTGGTGCTGGTCGAGCCGGTCGCGCCGTCGCTGCGCGAGGCCGCCGATCCGGTCGAGCGTCTGGCGCAGGATCTGCGCTACCTGACGGACGCGCCCGCGCATCCGGTCTATCCGGACCTCGCGTCGGCCGCGCGCATGCTGCTGCTGCGCCACCCGGCGCTCGACGCGTCGCTCGCGGAGGCGCTCGCGCGGCGCATCGCGCGCGACGTGGCGGGCGGCGTCAGCTGGCGCTGGGACGCGCGGCTGCGCAACCCGCTCGGCGTCGATCCGCAGTGCAGCCAGGCCGACTATCTCGCGGTGCTGGGCCGGCTCGCGATGCCGTCGACGCGTTTCTACGGCCGCGCGAGCGAATTCGCGGGCACCCCGGTGCTGGTCGCGCCCGACCTCGCGCTGCCGCGCGGCGCGAGCGTCACGCTCGACGGCGGCCACAACCTGCATACCGACGCCGCGGCGCGGCTCGCCGACGCGGTGAGCGCGCTGTGCCACGACCTTGAACGAGGATGA
- a CDS encoding type I polyketide synthase, whose protein sequence is MTRTDQQDLRQALKLIRRLEADLDAHARRASEPIAIVGIACRLPGADGLDAFWSLLEAGRDAITMVPPERWDADALYAADPDAPGRLVTRHGGFIDGVDCFDAAFFGITPREAALMDPQQRLLLELAWAAFEDAAIPPDTLDGRAGGVFIGICASDYGRLALADPAGANAYWGTGNAPSVAAGRLAYTFGLTGPCMSIDTACSSALVAVHQAVESLRRGECGFALVGSANLLLAPEATIAFSKARMMSPDGRCHSFDARANGYVRAEGAAMLVLKPLARARADGDRIHAVIRGSAINQDGASGGLTVPNGPAQAALIRRALANAGLAPREIAYVETHGTGTALGDPIELGALGEVFGADRAGAPPLYLGAVKSLIGHLEVAAGIAGLIKLVLALGRGVIPGYPHLGELNPHVPWDRLPFAIARAATPWPDARRIGGVSSFGFSGTNAHVVVEAPPAPEPEPGEAAPPPAAPPLHLLCVSARSDAALRVLAARYAARVRDGGDDELDALCHAAATGRAHLRHRLAVVAPDAAGLAAQLDAQAARTAAPDAAAFATPRIAFLFTGQGAQYPGMGEGLYRRHPAFRAAFDACEAAFAGELDRPLRDVMWGADTALLAQTRYTQPALFALEYALARLWLQWGATPVAVAGHSIGEFAAACIAGVLGLDDAARLVAARGRLMQALPAGGAMVAVAGASRAQVEAALAGLAEPVAIAAYNAPTQLVLSGASGPLQEACARLAARHAVVTTPLDVSHAFHSPLMRPMLDAFGQAAARVR, encoded by the coding sequence ATGACCCGCACGGACCAGCAGGACCTCAGGCAGGCGCTGAAACTCATCCGCAGACTCGAAGCGGACCTGGACGCGCACGCACGGCGCGCGTCCGAGCCGATCGCGATCGTCGGCATCGCGTGCCGGCTGCCGGGCGCGGACGGCCTGGACGCCTTCTGGTCCCTGCTGGAGGCGGGGCGCGATGCGATCACCATGGTGCCGCCCGAACGCTGGGACGCCGACGCGCTGTACGCGGCCGATCCGGACGCGCCGGGCCGGCTCGTCACGCGGCACGGCGGCTTCATCGACGGGGTCGACTGCTTCGACGCGGCGTTCTTCGGCATCACGCCGCGCGAGGCGGCGCTCATGGACCCGCAGCAGCGCCTGCTGCTCGAACTCGCGTGGGCCGCGTTCGAGGACGCGGCGATTCCGCCCGACACGCTCGACGGCCGCGCGGGCGGCGTGTTCATCGGCATCTGCGCGTCCGACTACGGCCGGCTTGCGCTCGCCGATCCGGCCGGCGCGAATGCATACTGGGGCACCGGCAACGCGCCGAGCGTCGCCGCGGGCCGCCTCGCGTACACGTTCGGGCTGACGGGGCCGTGCATGTCGATCGATACCGCGTGCTCGTCGGCGCTCGTCGCGGTGCATCAGGCGGTGGAGAGCCTGCGGCGCGGCGAATGCGGGTTCGCGCTGGTCGGCAGCGCCAACCTGCTGCTCGCGCCCGAGGCGACGATCGCGTTCTCGAAGGCGCGCATGATGTCGCCGGACGGGCGCTGCCATTCCTTCGACGCGCGCGCGAACGGTTACGTACGCGCCGAGGGCGCGGCGATGCTGGTGCTGAAGCCGCTCGCGCGCGCCCGCGCGGACGGCGACCGGATCCACGCGGTGATCCGCGGCAGCGCGATCAACCAGGACGGCGCGAGCGGCGGCCTGACCGTGCCGAACGGGCCCGCGCAGGCGGCGCTGATTCGCCGGGCGCTCGCGAACGCGGGGCTCGCGCCGCGCGAGATCGCGTATGTCGAGACCCACGGCACGGGCACTGCGCTCGGCGACCCGATCGAACTCGGCGCGCTGGGCGAGGTGTTCGGCGCGGACCGCGCCGGCGCGCCGCCGCTGTACCTTGGGGCGGTCAAGTCGCTGATCGGGCATCTCGAAGTCGCGGCGGGGATCGCGGGGCTCATCAAGCTCGTGCTCGCGCTCGGGCGCGGCGTGATTCCCGGCTACCCGCATCTCGGTGAACTGAATCCGCATGTGCCGTGGGATCGGCTGCCGTTCGCGATCGCGCGCGCCGCGACGCCGTGGCCGGATGCGCGCCGGATCGGCGGTGTCAGCAGCTTCGGCTTCAGCGGGACCAACGCGCATGTCGTCGTGGAGGCGCCGCCCGCGCCGGAGCCGGAGCCGGGAGAGGCCGCGCCGCCGCCGGCCGCACCGCCGCTTCATCTGCTGTGCGTGTCGGCGCGCAGCGATGCCGCGCTGCGCGTGCTCGCGGCGCGTTACGCGGCCCGCGTGCGGGACGGCGGGGACGATGAACTCGATGCGCTGTGCCATGCCGCCGCGACCGGCCGCGCGCATCTGCGCCATCGGCTCGCGGTGGTCGCGCCCGACGCGGCCGGATTGGCCGCGCAGCTCGACGCGCAGGCGGCGCGCACCGCCGCGCCTGACGCGGCCGCGTTCGCGACGCCGCGCATCGCGTTCCTGTTCACCGGGCAGGGCGCGCAGTACCCGGGCATGGGCGAGGGGCTGTACCGTCGCCATCCGGCGTTTCGCGCGGCGTTCGACGCATGCGAGGCCGCGTTCGCGGGCGAACTGGACCGACCGCTGCGCGACGTGATGTGGGGCGCCGACACGGCGCTGCTCGCGCAGACGCGCTACACGCAGCCCGCGCTGTTCGCGCTCGAATACGCGCTCGCGCGGCTGTGGCTGCAATGGGGCGCGACGCCCGTCGCGGTGGCGGGCCACAGCATCGGCGAATTCGCGGCGGCGTGCATCGCCGGCGTGCTCGGGCTCGACGACGCGGCGCGGCTCGTGGCGGCGCGCGGCCGGCTGATGCAGGCGCTGCCGGCGGGCGGCGCGATGGTCGCGGTGGCGGGCGCGTCGCGCGCGCAGGTCGAGGCCGCCTTGGCCGGTCTGGCGGAGCCGGTCGCGATCGCCGCGTACAACGCGCCCACGCAGCTCGTGCTGTCGGGCGCGAGCGGGCCGCTGCAGGAAGCCTGCGCGCGGCTCGCGGCGCGGCACGCGGTGGTGACGACGCCGCTCGACGTATCGCATGCGTTTCACTCGCCGCTGATGAGGCCGATGCTCGACGCATTCGGGCAGGCGGCGGCCCGGGTTCGATAG
- a CDS encoding acyl carrier protein — MSAAAPLALRRRIEAAAAPLRRALVVDHVLGALREALALDPHESLDAQARFAALGIDSRRALELKEDLDEALGCVLPTTLFFDHPTPERLAAFVVERLFGVAAAAPPAGAAAARDAPDGEDDDEDLDAALARTLRKYDL; from the coding sequence ATGAGCGCCGCCGCTCCGCTCGCGCTGCGCCGGCGCATCGAGGCCGCGGCCGCGCCGCTGCGGCGCGCGCTCGTGGTCGACCACGTGCTCGGCGCGCTGCGCGAGGCGCTCGCGCTCGATCCGCACGAATCGCTCGACGCGCAGGCGCGCTTCGCCGCGCTCGGCATCGATTCGCGGCGCGCGCTCGAATTGAAGGAGGATCTCGACGAGGCGCTCGGCTGCGTGCTGCCGACCACCTTGTTCTTCGATCATCCGACGCCGGAGCGGCTCGCGGCGTTCGTGGTGGAACGGCTGTTCGGGGTGGCGGCGGCCGCGCCGCCGGCAGGGGCTGCCGCCGCGCGCGACGCGCCGGACGGCGAGGACGATGACGAGGATCTCGATGCGGCGCTCGCGCGCACGCTGCGCAAGTACGACCTGTGA